A genomic segment from Spirochaetaceae bacterium encodes:
- a CDS encoding TatD family hydrolase has translation MSALVDTHCHLDDARFAGDRDEVVARAGAAGVTGVLIPATGLASARAAAELAALYPGIGVAVGVHPLWCAQAGRLQAAILALQALTANPAVVAVGEIGLDFFRGPDPALQARWLDAQLDLAAAAGLPVILHNREATGKLLERLRAWGERAALPRPPGVLHAFSAGPAAADFALGAGFYLGIGGMLTFRRSDELRAVAAAAPADRLVLETDAPYLAPEPLRGRRNEPALLRHIALRLAAVRATDTEQIALQTTANAGRLFPRLNPEGVR, from the coding sequence GTGAGCGCCTTGGTCGACACCCACTGCCACCTGGACGACGCGCGCTTCGCCGGCGACCGCGACGAAGTGGTGGCGCGCGCCGGCGCGGCCGGCGTTACCGGGGTACTGATCCCGGCCACCGGGCTGGCGAGTGCGCGCGCCGCCGCCGAGCTGGCCGCGCTCTACCCCGGCATCGGCGTTGCCGTCGGCGTGCATCCGCTGTGGTGCGCGCAGGCGGGCCGCCTGCAGGCGGCGATACTCGCACTGCAGGCACTCACCGCCAATCCCGCGGTGGTGGCCGTCGGCGAGATCGGCCTCGACTTCTTCCGCGGGCCGGACCCGGCGCTGCAGGCACGCTGGCTCGATGCCCAGCTCGACCTGGCCGCCGCCGCCGGCCTGCCGGTGATCCTGCACAACCGCGAGGCCACCGGCAAACTGCTGGAGCGGTTGCGCGCCTGGGGCGAACGCGCGGCACTGCCGCGGCCGCCCGGCGTGCTGCACGCGTTCAGCGCCGGACCCGCCGCCGCCGACTTCGCGCTCGGCGCCGGGTTCTACCTGGGTATCGGCGGCATGCTCACCTTCCGCCGCTCCGACGAGCTGCGTGCGGTGGCCGCCGCCGCCCCCGCGGACCGCCTGGTGCTGGAGACCGACGCTCCCTACCTGGCCCCGGAACCGCTGCGCGGGCGCCGCAACGAACCGGCTCTGCTGCGCCACATCGCCCTGCGCCTGGCGGCGGTGCGCGCCACCGACACCGAGCAGATCGCTCTGCAAACCACCGCCAACGCGGGACGTCTGTTCCCGCGGCTGAACCCGGAAGGAGTACGATGA
- a CDS encoding PfkB family carbohydrate kinase → MAAKRSPLHGPFTVVGIGELLWDIFPDGRRELGGAVANLAYHASLLGDRGVLASRVGRDAGGDDLVARLRALGVDGRYLQRDADHPTGTVDVALHDGLPSYTIHEQVAFDYAQLDRGWRELAARTDAVTFGTLAQRTPDAAQTIGAFVAACPPHCVRLFDVNLRQRFWSAQVLDASLDAATAVKLNDEELPLVAGALGMSAGDEPAMLAALLERYRLRVACLTRGARGCLLVGAPAHGARGCTPAHGAGAGVPGAANPAGRPAHRKPYRALGGPEKPRKHLPVGVPGAASDAGGPAHGIASGAVRRTEQPGIHVPVADTVGAGDAFAAALLYHVLRGGNLQRTAVAANRYAAFVATRRGATPAVPEPVLHEARTAG, encoded by the coding sequence ATGGCTGCGAAGCGATCGCCATTGCACGGCCCGTTTACGGTCGTCGGCATCGGTGAACTGCTGTGGGACATATTCCCCGACGGCCGCCGCGAACTCGGCGGGGCGGTGGCGAATCTCGCCTACCACGCCTCGCTGCTCGGCGACCGCGGCGTCCTGGCGAGCCGCGTCGGCCGGGATGCGGGCGGCGACGACCTGGTCGCGCGCCTGCGCGCGCTCGGAGTGGACGGCCGCTACCTGCAGCGCGATGCCGACCACCCTACCGGTACCGTCGACGTGGCCCTGCACGACGGCCTGCCGAGCTACACCATCCACGAGCAGGTCGCGTTCGACTATGCGCAGCTCGACCGCGGCTGGCGCGAGCTGGCCGCACGCACCGACGCGGTGACGTTCGGCACCCTGGCGCAGCGCACGCCCGACGCGGCCCAGACCATCGGAGCGTTCGTTGCCGCCTGTCCGCCGCACTGCGTGCGCCTGTTCGACGTCAACCTGCGCCAGCGATTCTGGTCCGCGCAGGTGCTCGACGCTTCGCTCGATGCCGCCACCGCGGTGAAGCTGAACGACGAGGAGCTGCCGCTGGTAGCAGGCGCACTCGGCATGTCCGCCGGCGACGAGCCCGCCATGCTCGCCGCTCTGCTCGAGCGGTACCGGCTGCGGGTGGCGTGCCTGACCCGCGGCGCGCGCGGCTGCCTGTTGGTCGGCGCGCCTGCGCATGGCGCCCGCGGCTGCACGCCCGCGCATGGCGCCGGCGCCGGCGTGCCCGGGGCGGCCAACCCAGCCGGCCGCCCCGCACACCGCAAACCATACCGAGCCCTTGGGGGCCCCGAAAAACCCCGCAAACACCTCCCCGTGGGCGTGCCGGGCGCTGCCTCCGATGCGGGCGGCCCGGCACACGGCATCGCTTCCGGAGCCGTGCGGCGCACGGAACAACCCGGAATCCACGTCCCGGTGGCCGACACGGTCGGCGCCGGCGACGCGTTTGCCGCCGCCCTCCTGTACCACGTGCTGCGCGGCGGCAACCTGCAGCGCACCGCCGTGGCGGCCAACCGGTACGCGGCGTTCGTGGCGACCCGGCGCGGCGCCACTCCGGCGGTTCCGGAACCGGTGCTGCACGAGGCCCGGACGGCGGGGTGA